In Thermococcus zilligii AN1, a genomic segment contains:
- a CDS encoding homoserine dehydrogenase: MGEVRVSLFGFGNVGKAVARVLVEKQNVFREKYGLSFRVVSISDTSGTLWLPEGVDLREALLVKETFGRLSSWANEYEVYNFTPVEAVKEIEADIVVDVTNEGNAHGWHLTALREGKAVVTSNKPPLAFHYAELTGEAERRNVPYLFEATVMAGTPVIGLLRENLLGDTVERIEAVLNATTTFILSRMEMGLDFEEALKQAQSLGIAERDPSGDILGIDAGYKATILHCVAFGPKTFDEARVKGIAEITLGEVQRARGKGKTIRLVGTVERGSITVEPKEVPLDSPLAVESHENVAVIWTDLLGKLVIKGAGAGLKETASGVVSDVIKAALTLTGG, encoded by the coding sequence GTGGGGGAGGTTAGAGTTTCGCTCTTCGGTTTCGGGAACGTCGGAAAAGCAGTGGCAAGGGTTCTCGTCGAGAAACAAAATGTCTTCCGGGAAAAGTACGGGCTGAGCTTTAGAGTGGTCAGCATATCGGACACGAGCGGGACCCTCTGGCTTCCCGAAGGGGTAGACCTCAGGGAGGCCCTTTTAGTAAAGGAGACCTTTGGAAGGCTTTCTTCCTGGGCGAACGAGTATGAGGTCTACAATTTCACTCCCGTGGAAGCGGTGAAGGAGATTGAAGCTGATATCGTTGTCGACGTGACCAACGAGGGGAACGCCCACGGGTGGCACCTCACCGCGCTCAGGGAGGGAAAGGCCGTCGTAACCAGCAACAAGCCGCCTTTGGCTTTCCACTACGCTGAACTTACGGGGGAAGCGGAGAGGAGAAACGTTCCCTACCTCTTCGAGGCGACGGTGATGGCTGGGACGCCGGTTATAGGCCTTCTGCGCGAGAACCTCCTGGGGGATACAGTTGAAAGGATAGAAGCGGTTCTGAACGCGACGACGACTTTCATCCTAAGCAGGATGGAGATGGGGCTCGACTTCGAGGAGGCTTTAAAGCAGGCCCAATCCCTTGGAATAGCAGAAAGGGACCCAAGCGGGGATATCCTCGGCATAGACGCGGGCTACAAGGCAACTATACTCCACTGCGTCGCCTTCGGGCCAAAAACCTTCGACGAGGCGAGGGTAAAGGGTATAGCCGAGATAACTCTGGGGGAAGTCCAGAGAGCCAGGGGGAAGGGAAAAACAATAAGGCTGGTTGGGACTGTCGAGAGGGGAAGCATAACCGTCGAGCCGAAGGAGGTGCCGCTGGATAGTCCGCTGGCCGTGGAGAGCCACGAGAACGTTGCGGTGATATGGACTGACCTCCTCGGGAAACTGGTGATAAAAGGGGCCGGTGCGGGGCTGAAAGAAACCGCCAGCGGGGTCGTGAGCGACGTTATAAAGGCCGCTCTGACCCTCACGGGAGGGTGA